The nucleotide window CCTTTGGTGCTTGGGTGCTCTACTCTACGTGTCAGTTCTTTAACATAGAACAAACAGCGATCTTTTGTAAGCCCATCGAATGTATTTTCCGGGATGAGTATTTTTGTAATTTCTTGGATGACACTTCTCCCGGAATACTCATCCACGCTTGGATCATATTCGCGCTGCCATACAATATCCCCAACCTCATAATTCCGGTCGTTTATCCGAATTTCAAAGAGTTTGTTATTATACCAAACCTCATCGAAAAACGGCTGTACACATTTTACTTCAATGAATTTCATCGCCCTCCCTCCTGCTGCTGTGACCGGAGGGATTCTTCCGCCGCGTCGAAAATCTCCGCGAGTTCATCAATCCCTATCTGTGGTATCTCCTGATCGTTTGGATCGTATGGGCGTGGTTTCAGATGGAACCTATCAGATATTTCTTTGCGTAAAGCATCCAACACCTGCTCGCGGGCGACTTTGGCTGCTGATGCTGCCTGTGCCTGATAGATACATTCCTCACAGGGTGGACGCGGTGCTTGGGGGCTGGTGTGCGGGCGGGAACGGATTACACCAAATTCCTGCTCCCATAATCTGATGAGCGTTGTCTTGGGCTCGTTCTGATCGAGTGCTGCATAGAAATAATCGTTCAAACATCCGAGATCGTCTTCATTGCAGATGTATTCCTGTTGCGGATGGCGGGCGAGGGTCATTGGACACGCTCCTTTTTCGTATCGTCAAGATAACACGACGCATTGTTATTCATCCATCCGTGGTAGTTGCTACACCAGACGAACCCGTCTTTTTCCACTCCATCTGGGGTTGTCCACATCCCTGCGGTGCATTTTGTGCATGTCATCGGGCACCGCCTTTGGTGCTTGGGTGCTTGGTGTGCATCTTGTCACCCCCAGTTGGGGTTTGTCCAGTAGTTGTATTTCCTCGCGTGGACAACGTAGCATTCACAATCATCATTCTCGCAGTCGTCCCCCGCTTCTCTTGGTATTGACTGCACTTTTCCACATTCGGGGCATTTTGTCATGTCCCGAAGTTGTCTGTAGTTTTCTGCTTTTGAGATCATACCTCGCTCACTCCTTCCTCCTGCTGCTGCTGATCCTGCTGTGAGATTGTATCCCCTATTCGCGGGCCTTCCCAATCCTGCCGGCGCTCGTTACGGAAGATCACGATCACGCTTGGGAACGGTGCGCCGTTCTTTGAATCACCGAATTTCAGCCGGCCTTTCACAAAACGGATCTCCTGCGCTTTCATCACGTAGTCGTGCCAGTACCGGGTGTCCGTTCGGCTCGGGATTAGGCAGACCACCACGGCACCTTTAAGAGATTCTTCATACGCCTTTTTCATGAACGGACCGATCTTGGAATAGGGAGGGTTAAGCCAAATGCGGCGACCCCATTTCACCCATTCAAGATTTAAGGCATCAGTAAAACATCGATTGCATTTCTGAT belongs to Candidatus Micrarchaeia archaeon and includes:
- a CDS encoding DUF3850 domain-containing protein: MKFIEVKCVQPFFDEVWYNNKLFEIRINDRNYEVGDIVWQREYDPSVDEYSGRSVIQEITKILIPENTFDGLTKDRCLFYVKELTRRVEHPSTKGGAR
- a CDS encoding DNA N-6-adenine-methyltransferase; translated protein: MNGNDTALFSKASDQWSTPSWLFDMLDREFHFDCDAAADHTNQKCNRCFTDALNLEWVKWGRRIWLNPPYSKIGPFMKKAYEESLKGAVVVCLIPSRTDTRYWHDYVMKAQEIRFVKGRLKFGDSKNGAPFPSVIVIFRNERRQDWEGPRIGDTISQQDQQQQEEGVSEV